One region of Triticum aestivum cultivar Chinese Spring chromosome 6B, IWGSC CS RefSeq v2.1, whole genome shotgun sequence genomic DNA includes:
- the LOC123139973 gene encoding probable disease resistance protein RF45, producing the protein MAQSAVSAVLGNVGSLAVEETSFLCGVTLEVAFLKDELIRLQGYLRDAESKRRSGIETVAILLSQIRDAAYEAENVIEAADYMKKRSMIKKGFMGAISRYARLPSDLTALHKIGVEIQRVRRKLSEIFQSIDRLKIDLDNQVVDDAVEDYDGLMHQHCKDDVIMVGFEDEYKEIVDKLVEGENMLSVVSIVAMGGAGKTTLARKVYTSSAVKQHFESLVWVTVSQKLKVIDLLREILKQILSDRDQSTKIDDMNEYEVGKKIHDILVKKRYLLVLDDVWETDTWEQINRTIKAFPDAANCSRVLLTTRKGDVANHVEMPTHVHALRGLDPQKSWELFSSRALPSYKRSGIHDLDKYEELGRKLTRKCDGLPLALAVLGGYLSRNLNTQAWSDVLLCWPSTKDTQMMRGIIARSYKDLPNHYIRSCLLYIAAFPEDYIISVSVLINLWIADGFIPHTPRHSVEKTARMYVSELAQRSFVQVVQTSIIHECAEGIRIHDILRDWCIEEAAQDGFLDVIHETTSGQVGASSSHNQTFYRSSFQNMSGQILHASPKLRALFGFGLSSSVSVSVSLPELRFLRVLHVENSRIENFSEVIDLCIHLRHVRLRVLGYTMVPSSIRKLIYLQTMDVPRCLYVSSSRSLWDIPTLRYVHLSSFPLPKRVQIPQNLEQLSMWAADDESEKDPMPILEMLPCLVVLELQYYKPKTMSFGAQGFPRLQELILEGCSFNKWTMEVGTMPKLSFLSFTDCRLGEGFPDGLLHLPSLRFVAKVLAQDHSNDSTLDGLRQKGCKIIGLFGREECY; encoded by the exons ATGGCACAGTCTGCTGTGAGCGCCGTTCTTGGGAACGTGGGTAGTCTTGCTGTTGAGGAGACCAGTTTCTTATGCGGGGTCACACTTGAAGTGGCCTTCTTGAAAGATGAGTTGATCAGGCTGCAGGGCTACCTTAGAGACGCCGAGAGCAAACGTAGATCTGGAATTGAAACAGTTGCTATCTTGTTGAGCCAGATCAGGGATGCTGCATATGAGGCTGAGAATGTCATCGAAGCTGCAGATTATATGAAGAAGAGAAGCATGATCAAGAAGGGCTTCATGGGAGCAATTTCAAGGTATGCTCGCTTACCGAGTGATTTGACTGCCCTTCATAAAATTGGTGTTGAAATTCAGCGTGTAAGAAGGAAGCTTAGTGAGATATTTCAGAGCATAGACCGCTTGAAAATTGATTTAGATAATCAGGTTGTGGATGATGCTGTAGAAGATTATGATGGCCTTATGCACCAGCACTGCAAGGATGATGTTATAATGGTTGGTTTTGAGGACGAGTACAAGGAAATAGTGGATAAATTAGTTGAGGGAGAAAATATGCTTAGTGTTGTCTCCATAGTTGCAATGGGTGGGGCAGGAAAGACAACACTTGCTAGAAAAGTATACACTTCATCTGCAGTGAAACAACACTTTGAGTCACTTGTTTGGGTAACCGTATCTCAAAAGCTCAAGGTCATTGATTTACTAAGGGAAATTTTGAAGCAAATACTGAGTGATAGAGACCAGTCTACAAAAATTGATGACATGAATGAGTATGAGGTGGGAAAGAAGATCCATGATATCCTCGTCAAGAAAAGATACTTGCTAGTTCTTGATGATGTGTGGGAAACAGACACATGGGAGCAAATAAATAGAACAATTAAGGCCTTCCCAGATGCAGCGAACTGTAGTAGAGTACTGCTAACCACAAGAAAAGGAGATGTTGCCAATCATGTTGAAATGCCAACCCATGTTCATGCTTTGAGGGGTTTAGATCCACAGAAAAGTTGGGAACTATTTAGTAGCAGAGCTTTACCATCATACAAAAGATCAGGCATACATGATCTGGATAAATATGAAGAACTGGGAAGAAAGCTTACAAGGAAATGTGATGGATTACCACTTGCGCTTGCAGTCCTGGGGGGTTATCTGTCAAGGAACCTCAACACACAAGCATGGTCCGATGTGCTACTGTGTTGGCCATCAACCAAGGACACACAGATGATGCGTGGCATAATTGCTCGCAGTTACAAGGACTTACCAAATCACTACATAAGATCTTGTTTGCTCTATATTGCTGCTTTTCCCGAGGATTACATAATATCTGTGTCGGTTCTCATTAATCTATGGATAGCAGATGGCTTCATTCCACATACACCTAGGCATTCCGTAGAAAAAACAGCTCGTATGTATGTAAGTGAGTTGGCTCAACGAAGCTTTGTGCAAGTTGTTCAAACAAGCATTATACATGAATGTGCCGAGGGAATAAGGATTCATGATATCCTACGTGATTGGTGCATAGAAGAGGCAGCGCAAGATGGTTTCCTTGATGTCATCCATGAAACTACTAGTG GACAAGTTGGTGCATCATCATCTCATAACCAGACATTCTATCGTTCTTCTTTCCAAAACATGAGTGGGCAGATCTTACACGCATCACCTAAGCTCAGAGCATTATTTGGCTTTGGACTTTCATCATCAGTATCAGTATCAGTATCTTTACCTGAGCTAAGGTTCCTAAGGGTTCTTCATGTCGAGAACTCGAGGATAGAGAATTTCTCGGAGGTAATAGATTTGTGCATTCACCTACGACACGTGAGGTTGAGAGTACTTGGATACACGATGGTTCCTTCTTCTATCAGGAAACTCATTTATTTGCAAACTATGGATGTACCACGTTGTTTGTATGTATCAAGCTCCCGCTCCCTCTGGGATATACCTACTCTAAGATATGTACATCTTTCTAGTTTTCCTCTGCCAAAGCGTGTCCAAATTCCGCAGAACCTAGAGCAGCTTAGTATGTGGGCTGCTGATGATGAAAGCGAAAAAGACCCGATGCCGATCCTGGAGATGCTTCCTTGTCTTGTGGTGCTGGAGTTGCAATATTATAAACCCAAGACAATGTCCTTTGGTGCCCAAGGGTTCCCTCGCCTGCAAGAGTTAATACTTGAGGGCTGTTCCTTCAACAAGTGGACGATGGAGGTTGGGACAATGCCAAAGCTATCATTCCTGTCATTTACAGATTGTAGGCTGGGGGAAGGATTCCCTGATGGATTACTGCACCTTCCATCCCTCAGGTTCGTAGCAAAGGTTCTTGCACAAGATCATTCTAATGACAGCACGCTGGATGGTCTGAGACAGAAAGGATGCAAG ATCATAGGGCTGTTCGGAAGAGAAGAATGCTACTAG